In Cyclopterus lumpus isolate fCycLum1 chromosome 9, fCycLum1.pri, whole genome shotgun sequence, a single genomic region encodes these proteins:
- the LOC117736410 gene encoding apoptosis-inducing factor 3 isoform X1, translated as MGGCFSKPKPVEVKVELSLLEKEKEVDGLSPNGKASPLADSRPNGALGHGSDDDSTPLPLYHKPRDYVEASVCHVKDLENGQMREVDLGSGRALLIKEHGEFSAMAHKCPHYGAPLVKGVLSKGHVRCPWHGACFNIATGDLEDFPGLDSLPTFQVRVEKDKVIIRANKQALQSQKRSKPMARCSAVINSSTCFSHVLIIGSGPAGLVCAETLRQEGFTDRIVMCTMDRHPPYDRPKLSKSLDSTAEQLRLRSMDFLQDHDIELLTEKEAVAIDVKTRSVTFEDGLRMEYRKLFIATGSKHKPMVYKGKDVRNVFHLRTPEDANSIARLANNKNAVIVGTSYVGMEVAAALTDKAHSVSVIGIESVPFKKALGEKVGKAIMKLFEVNRVKFYMLNEVSEMIGHHGQLKEVVLKSGKVLRADVCVIGAGSIPATGFLKQSGIHMDSRGFITVNKMMQTNADGVFAGGDVVVFPFLPRNNKKVNIPHWQMAHVHGRVAALSMMGRAADIKTVPYFWSAMFGKTIRYAGYGDGFDDVIIQGDLDELRFVAFYTRSEEVVAVASMNYDPIVSRVAEVLGSGKTIKKRDVETGDISWLNDKGSQ; from the exons ATGGGAGGATGCTTCTCCAAACCCAAACCAG TTGAAGTTAAAGTGGAACTCTCTCtcctggaaaaagaaaaagaggtggACGGGCTGTCCCCTAATGGCAAAGCGAGCCCCTTAGCTGACTCTAGACCTAACGGCGCCCTGGGACACGGCTCTGATGATGACTCCACACCGCTGCCCCTCTACCACAAACCACGGGACTACGTGGAGGCCTCCGTCTGTCACGTTAAAGACCTGGAAAACGGACA gatGCGAGAGGTTGATCTGGGAAGTGGCCGAGCGTTGTTGATCAAAGAGCACGGGGAGTTCTCCGCCATGGCCCACAAGTGTCCACACTACGGAGCACCTCTGGTCAAAG GAGTGTTGTCAAAAGGACACGTGCGCTGTCCGTGGCACGGTGCATGTTTCAACATTGCAACCGGAGACCTGGAGGACTTCCCCGGGCTGGACAGCCTGCCGACCTTCCAG GTCAGAGTTGAAAAGGACAAGGTGATCATTCGCGCAAACAAGCAG gCTCTTCAGTCGCAGAAAAGGTCAAAGCCCATGGCCCGCTGCTCAGCAGTCATTAACTCCAGCACGTGCTTTAGCCATGTTCTCATCAtcggctcag GTCCAGCAGGTCTGGTGTGTGCAGAGACACTGAGGCAGGAGGGCTTCACCGATCGCATCGTCATGTGCACCATGGACAGGCATCCTCCATACGACAGGCCTAAACTGAGTAAG TCCTTAGACAGCACAGCTGAGCAGTTGAGATTGCGCTCAATGGATTTCTTGCAGGATCATGACATTGAACTGCTCACAGAGAAAGAG GCTGTGGCGATAGATGTGAAAACACGTTCTGTGACCTTTGAAGATGGTTTGAGGATGGAGTACAGGAAACTCTTTATTGCTACAGGAAGCAA ACACAAACCGATGGTCTACAAAGGAAAAGACGTCAGGAACGTGTTTCACCTCAGGACGCCCGAGGACGCTAACAGCATAGCGCGGCTGGCCAACAACAAGAACGCTGTGATTGTGGGAACATCATATGTTG GTATGGAGGTGGCTGCAGCTCTAACTGACAAGGCCCACTCGGTGTCTGTCATCGGGATTGAGTCAGTCCCCTTTAAAAAAGCTCTCGGGGAGAAAGTAGGCAAAGCCATAATGAAG CTGTTCGAGGTCAACAGGGTGAAGTTCTACATGCTGAACGAGGTGTCAGAGATGATTGGCCATCACGGACAG CTGAAGGAGGTGGTACTGAAGAGTGGGAAAGTCCTGCGGGCCGACGTGTGTGTCATCGGAGCAG GAAGTATTCCTGCAACGGGCTTCCTGAAACAGAGCGGCATCCACATGGACTCCAGGGGCTTCATCACTGTTAACAAG ATGATGCAGACAAATGCTGACGGTGTTTTTGCTGGAGGAGATGTGGTGGTGTTTCCTTTTCTGCCACGCAACAACAAGAAGGTGAACATCCCTCACTGGCAAATGGCTCATGTACACG GAAGGGTGGCAGCTCTCAGCATGATGGGCAGAGCCGCTGACATCAAAACTGTACCTTACTTCTGGTCAGCCATGTTTGGGAAGACCATACGCTATGCAG GTTACGGTGATGGATTTGATGATGTCATTATACAAGGAGATCTGGATGAACTAAGATTTGTGGCATTTTACACCAG GAGTGAAGAGGTGGTCGCCGTTGCCAGCATGAACTATGATCCTATTGTATCCCGAGTGGCAGAGGTCTTGGGATCCGGAAAGACGATTAAGAAACGAGATGTGGA GACTGGAGACATTTCCTGGTTGAATGACAAAGGCTCTCAATGA
- the LOC117736410 gene encoding apoptosis-inducing factor 3 isoform X2: MGGCFSKPKPEKEVDGLSPNGKASPLADSRPNGALGHGSDDDSTPLPLYHKPRDYVEASVCHVKDLENGQMREVDLGSGRALLIKEHGEFSAMAHKCPHYGAPLVKGVLSKGHVRCPWHGACFNIATGDLEDFPGLDSLPTFQVRVEKDKVIIRANKQALQSQKRSKPMARCSAVINSSTCFSHVLIIGSGPAGLVCAETLRQEGFTDRIVMCTMDRHPPYDRPKLSKSLDSTAEQLRLRSMDFLQDHDIELLTEKEAVAIDVKTRSVTFEDGLRMEYRKLFIATGSKHKPMVYKGKDVRNVFHLRTPEDANSIARLANNKNAVIVGTSYVGMEVAAALTDKAHSVSVIGIESVPFKKALGEKVGKAIMKLFEVNRVKFYMLNEVSEMIGHHGQLKEVVLKSGKVLRADVCVIGAGSIPATGFLKQSGIHMDSRGFITVNKMMQTNADGVFAGGDVVVFPFLPRNNKKVNIPHWQMAHVHGRVAALSMMGRAADIKTVPYFWSAMFGKTIRYAGYGDGFDDVIIQGDLDELRFVAFYTRSEEVVAVASMNYDPIVSRVAEVLGSGKTIKKRDVETGDISWLNDKGSQ; this comes from the exons ATGGGAGGATGCTTCTCCAAACCCAAACCAG aaaaagaggtggACGGGCTGTCCCCTAATGGCAAAGCGAGCCCCTTAGCTGACTCTAGACCTAACGGCGCCCTGGGACACGGCTCTGATGATGACTCCACACCGCTGCCCCTCTACCACAAACCACGGGACTACGTGGAGGCCTCCGTCTGTCACGTTAAAGACCTGGAAAACGGACA gatGCGAGAGGTTGATCTGGGAAGTGGCCGAGCGTTGTTGATCAAAGAGCACGGGGAGTTCTCCGCCATGGCCCACAAGTGTCCACACTACGGAGCACCTCTGGTCAAAG GAGTGTTGTCAAAAGGACACGTGCGCTGTCCGTGGCACGGTGCATGTTTCAACATTGCAACCGGAGACCTGGAGGACTTCCCCGGGCTGGACAGCCTGCCGACCTTCCAG GTCAGAGTTGAAAAGGACAAGGTGATCATTCGCGCAAACAAGCAG gCTCTTCAGTCGCAGAAAAGGTCAAAGCCCATGGCCCGCTGCTCAGCAGTCATTAACTCCAGCACGTGCTTTAGCCATGTTCTCATCAtcggctcag GTCCAGCAGGTCTGGTGTGTGCAGAGACACTGAGGCAGGAGGGCTTCACCGATCGCATCGTCATGTGCACCATGGACAGGCATCCTCCATACGACAGGCCTAAACTGAGTAAG TCCTTAGACAGCACAGCTGAGCAGTTGAGATTGCGCTCAATGGATTTCTTGCAGGATCATGACATTGAACTGCTCACAGAGAAAGAG GCTGTGGCGATAGATGTGAAAACACGTTCTGTGACCTTTGAAGATGGTTTGAGGATGGAGTACAGGAAACTCTTTATTGCTACAGGAAGCAA ACACAAACCGATGGTCTACAAAGGAAAAGACGTCAGGAACGTGTTTCACCTCAGGACGCCCGAGGACGCTAACAGCATAGCGCGGCTGGCCAACAACAAGAACGCTGTGATTGTGGGAACATCATATGTTG GTATGGAGGTGGCTGCAGCTCTAACTGACAAGGCCCACTCGGTGTCTGTCATCGGGATTGAGTCAGTCCCCTTTAAAAAAGCTCTCGGGGAGAAAGTAGGCAAAGCCATAATGAAG CTGTTCGAGGTCAACAGGGTGAAGTTCTACATGCTGAACGAGGTGTCAGAGATGATTGGCCATCACGGACAG CTGAAGGAGGTGGTACTGAAGAGTGGGAAAGTCCTGCGGGCCGACGTGTGTGTCATCGGAGCAG GAAGTATTCCTGCAACGGGCTTCCTGAAACAGAGCGGCATCCACATGGACTCCAGGGGCTTCATCACTGTTAACAAG ATGATGCAGACAAATGCTGACGGTGTTTTTGCTGGAGGAGATGTGGTGGTGTTTCCTTTTCTGCCACGCAACAACAAGAAGGTGAACATCCCTCACTGGCAAATGGCTCATGTACACG GAAGGGTGGCAGCTCTCAGCATGATGGGCAGAGCCGCTGACATCAAAACTGTACCTTACTTCTGGTCAGCCATGTTTGGGAAGACCATACGCTATGCAG GTTACGGTGATGGATTTGATGATGTCATTATACAAGGAGATCTGGATGAACTAAGATTTGTGGCATTTTACACCAG GAGTGAAGAGGTGGTCGCCGTTGCCAGCATGAACTATGATCCTATTGTATCCCGAGTGGCAGAGGTCTTGGGATCCGGAAAGACGATTAAGAAACGAGATGTGGA GACTGGAGACATTTCCTGGTTGAATGACAAAGGCTCTCAATGA